A DNA window from bacterium contains the following coding sequences:
- a CDS encoding T9SS type A sorting domain-containing protein, whose product MMRMLCWATLVLVTALWADPRQWADGGVPLMQAETILEVSSATNAEGYTLCVWAGSLGQQSVVIGQMIAPTGERLWDVNGRMLAQGNLRAGSPAVVSLDGGWAVGWLDAFLMEPLDHGERQATAAIRVTKLDAAGEPLWPSGRAGVEVYAQRDWWTYRPFKLIPSAGGVFVTVGDTWETAGMSARRVDETGVAWADSAEVTGSLLGCYYDVVPDGQGGLLVAWIRAYYGDSIVYANRLLPDGQLLWSDAGWRSMIVRPGEHAPVRITADGTGGMFVLDDLYQGFSGSDVRAFRFDALGEPLWDANGVVACVDGNAWSGNSCVTSVSGGMPDGVLILLGGDQKRVQKIGLDGSRLWGDCGVTVCNQPPATLNYLNVATDDAGGAIVTGGIEVYQNDVYQYHELRMTRLGSNGAAVWGEACVQVAHAVVDQYSGKAPYLQTGNNKARLLWHEADDLLTFRAQTVDMWNGQLEQAEPLTVKASALRTVIGWNSEIQSVRLQDNRIAHVWGEQWVGEPTARFQIVDLTGQPLLATGGVPLAMTARDEPMPIRSFTTCEDGSGGFFAFFVRETDAGALVRCVHYTGAGELLTDAQGELVLYGSSLGSGLIVSLPDGDGGAFVGAALRDASELVVTQLMRVNASGEALWEDPAVVYPLLDAIGPLALVPGSDGACVLVLGEAISYPQNRITCQSISRDGVLAWNTAVTDSALYVGERSAVCSDAAGGVYACWTQSPEGSRVQRVGAEGELLWGENALPIAGGVWYDGGMACAADALGNLTVAAVQEYWTNSDLVAQRFSPEGWLMWADGGMVICDAEGYQLKPQIAVVSDNELYIAWQNQAYESYWGAEAEVAVTHLNASGDITADSWWQLGGTSLVASAYPNIGAKLTADAQGGAVVTWLDQRTGFEYDHWSLYSQRLLDPLFTDAKPVPTLPTEFALLQNYPNPFNPETVIEFALPHAARTSLKVYDVLGREVATLIDAPMNAGVQRVKFNAGALASGVYFYRIEAGKFQSARKMVVMK is encoded by the coding sequence GATTGCACCGACAGGCGAAAGATTATGGGACGTTAACGGCCGGATGCTGGCGCAGGGTAACTTGCGTGCGGGCAGTCCGGCTGTTGTGTCTCTGGACGGTGGCTGGGCGGTGGGTTGGCTCGATGCCTTCCTGATGGAGCCGCTGGATCACGGTGAACGGCAGGCGACCGCCGCGATTCGCGTGACCAAACTTGATGCCGCCGGGGAACCCCTATGGCCCAGCGGGCGGGCGGGGGTCGAAGTGTATGCGCAACGCGACTGGTGGACCTACCGCCCCTTCAAGTTGATTCCGAGCGCAGGCGGCGTCTTCGTGACCGTGGGCGATACCTGGGAAACGGCCGGCATGTCGGCGCGGCGCGTGGATGAAACCGGAGTGGCGTGGGCCGACTCGGCGGAAGTGACCGGCAGTCTGTTAGGCTGTTACTACGATGTCGTGCCGGACGGACAGGGTGGATTGCTGGTGGCGTGGATTCGCGCGTATTATGGCGACTCGATCGTGTATGCCAATCGCCTGTTACCGGACGGCCAGTTGCTGTGGTCGGATGCAGGCTGGCGCTCCATGATCGTGCGGCCCGGTGAACATGCACCGGTACGTATTACGGCGGACGGCACAGGCGGTATGTTTGTTCTGGATGATCTTTATCAAGGTTTCAGCGGCAGTGACGTACGGGCTTTTAGGTTTGACGCGCTCGGTGAACCGCTGTGGGATGCGAACGGCGTTGTGGCCTGCGTGGATGGCAACGCGTGGAGCGGAAATTCCTGCGTCACGTCTGTGAGCGGCGGCATGCCCGATGGAGTCCTGATTTTACTCGGCGGAGACCAGAAACGCGTGCAAAAAATCGGGCTCGACGGCAGCCGGCTGTGGGGTGACTGCGGCGTGACGGTGTGCAACCAGCCGCCGGCGACGCTCAACTACCTCAACGTGGCCACGGATGATGCGGGCGGTGCGATCGTGACGGGCGGAATCGAAGTCTACCAAAACGACGTCTATCAGTATCACGAGCTGCGCATGACACGATTGGGCAGCAATGGCGCGGCGGTGTGGGGAGAAGCCTGCGTACAGGTTGCCCATGCGGTGGTGGACCAGTATTCCGGCAAGGCACCGTACCTGCAGACCGGTAATAACAAGGCGCGGCTGCTGTGGCATGAAGCAGACGATCTCCTGACCTTTCGCGCGCAAACGGTTGACATGTGGAACGGCCAGCTTGAGCAGGCGGAACCGCTGACCGTTAAAGCCTCGGCCCTGCGCACGGTCATCGGCTGGAACAGCGAAATACAATCCGTGCGGCTGCAAGATAATCGCATCGCCCATGTGTGGGGCGAACAGTGGGTCGGTGAGCCTACAGCACGGTTCCAGATTGTTGATTTGACGGGACAGCCGCTGCTCGCGACGGGCGGCGTGCCGCTGGCGATGACGGCGCGCGATGAACCCATGCCGATCCGCTCATTCACAACGTGTGAGGACGGCAGCGGCGGCTTTTTTGCATTCTTCGTGCGCGAGACCGACGCCGGTGCGCTCGTGCGGTGTGTACACTATACCGGCGCGGGCGAATTGCTCACCGATGCGCAGGGTGAGCTGGTGCTCTACGGCAGTTCCCTTGGCAGCGGGTTAATCGTCAGCCTGCCGGACGGCGACGGCGGTGCGTTTGTCGGAGCGGCGCTGCGAGATGCAAGCGAGCTGGTTGTGACACAGCTCATGCGCGTGAACGCGAGCGGCGAAGCGCTGTGGGAAGATCCGGCAGTAGTATATCCCTTGCTTGACGCTATCGGGCCGTTAGCGCTCGTGCCCGGCTCCGACGGTGCGTGCGTGCTGGTGCTGGGCGAAGCCATAAGCTATCCGCAAAACCGGATCACCTGCCAGAGCATCAGTCGCGACGGAGTTTTGGCATGGAATACCGCCGTAACGGATTCGGCGCTCTACGTCGGCGAGCGATCGGCGGTGTGCAGTGATGCCGCGGGCGGGGTGTATGCATGCTGGACGCAATCGCCGGAGGGATCGCGAGTGCAGCGTGTCGGCGCGGAGGGCGAGCTGCTGTGGGGGGAAAACGCCCTGCCGATTGCGGGCGGCGTGTGGTATGATGGGGGTATGGCCTGCGCGGCGGATGCGCTGGGTAATCTGACCGTCGCTGCGGTGCAGGAGTATTGGACCAACTCGGACTTAGTTGCCCAACGCTTCTCGCCCGAAGGGTGGCTCATGTGGGCGGACGGCGGTATGGTGATCTGCGATGCCGAAGGGTACCAGTTAAAGCCGCAGATCGCCGTGGTCAGCGATAACGAACTTTACATCGCGTGGCAGAATCAGGCCTATGAGTCGTATTGGGGCGCTGAGGCCGAAGTGGCTGTAACGCATCTCAATGCCAGCGGAGACATCACGGCGGATAGCTGGTGGCAGCTGGGCGGCACATCGCTTGTAGCCTCGGCGTACCCGAATATCGGCGCGAAGCTGACGGCGGATGCGCAAGGCGGCGCCGTTGTGACGTGGCTCGATCAGCGCACGGGATTTGAATATGACCATTGGTCGCTCTATTCACAGCGGCTGCTCGATCCGTTATTCACCGACGCCAAGCCCGTGCCGACTCTGCCGACGGAGTTTGCGCTGTTGCAGAACTATCCGAATCCGTTTAATCCGGAGACGGTGATCGAGTTTGCTCTGCCGCATGCGGCCAGGACATCGCTGAAAGTCTATGACGTGCTCGGCCGCGAGGTGGCGACGCTCATTGATGCACCGATGAATGCGGGTGTGCAGCGCGTGAAATTCAATGCCGGTGCGCTGGCATCCGGCGTCTATTTCTATCGGATCGAGGCCGGGAAATTTCAGTCCGCGCGCAAGATGGTGGTGATGAAGTAG
- a CDS encoding T9SS type A sorting domain-containing protein has protein sequence MADSSSLFGVSCDVDMAGNATIAWEQYRESSMDIAAQRVNAAGVALWPDGGLPVAELPFDQDSPQVVALSDNEVYVLWRDNRNSSQYYWFSDLYGTHLNARGEVDGDSYWLPGGSIVCSAEHTQNDFSAVNDGAGGLTVAWLDQRGSFAWDHGIYAQRLYDPIFTEAAESPTLPAVFNLAQNYPNPFNPETVIEFALPKAANTLLKVYDLLGREVATLADAPLEAGVHRVAFNGKTLASGVYFYRIEAGDFRSVRKMVLMK, from the coding sequence TTGGCCGACTCCAGTTCGTTGTTCGGTGTTTCCTGTGACGTGGATATGGCCGGAAACGCGACGATCGCCTGGGAGCAGTACCGAGAAAGCAGCATGGACATCGCAGCACAGCGAGTCAATGCGGCGGGCGTCGCCCTGTGGCCGGACGGCGGATTGCCGGTCGCAGAGCTGCCCTTTGATCAGGACTCACCACAAGTCGTGGCCCTGAGCGATAATGAAGTGTATGTGCTGTGGCGGGACAATCGCAACTCGTCGCAGTACTACTGGTTCAGCGACCTGTACGGGACCCATCTAAACGCGCGCGGCGAAGTGGACGGAGATTCGTATTGGCTGCCCGGCGGGAGCATTGTGTGCAGCGCCGAGCACACGCAGAACGACTTTTCGGCTGTGAACGATGGAGCCGGAGGCTTGACTGTCGCGTGGCTCGATCAGCGCGGTTCGTTTGCATGGGATCACGGCATCTACGCACAGCGGCTGTATGATCCGATCTTCACCGAGGCCGCGGAATCGCCGACCCTGCCCGCTGTGTTCAATCTGGCGCAGAACTACCCGAATCCCTTCAATCCCGAAACAGTCATAGAATTCGCGCTGCCGAAGGCCGCGAATACACTTTTGAAAGTCTATGATCTGCTGGGCCGCGAGGTCGCAACCTTGGCCGATGCGCCGCTCGAAGCTGGTGTGCATCGCGTCGCGTTCAACGGCAAAACGCTCGCGTCCGGCGTCTATTTCTATCGCATCGAAGCCGGTGACTTCCGCTCCGTCCGCAAGATGGTCCTGATGAAGTAA
- a CDS encoding T9SS type A sorting domain-containing protein, with protein sequence MRAGLTLAESEYGVYDPSIAAVNSQNIYVAWAEPENGISRLKLVHLDADAELAPDPYWTDLSGADVCGLPGIQMEPRLMPDGLGGVVASWTEHLWTSMEFSIAAQRFFDPIPVSAEESLPVPSEFALAQNYPNPFNPETVIEFSLPSPAEAKLIVYDITGREVATLVRGPLAAGAHQTRFDAAAFASGVYFYRLTAGEFVQTRKMVLVK encoded by the coding sequence GTGCGCGCGGGGCTGACCTTGGCTGAATCAGAATATGGAGTTTATGATCCGAGCATTGCCGCTGTCAATTCCCAGAACATCTATGTTGCGTGGGCCGAGCCTGAGAACGGCATTTCGCGGCTCAAGCTGGTTCATCTCGATGCCGATGCCGAGTTGGCACCCGACCCCTACTGGACCGATCTTTCGGGTGCGGATGTCTGCGGCCTGCCGGGAATTCAAATGGAACCGCGTTTGATGCCGGATGGTCTGGGCGGTGTGGTCGCGTCGTGGACCGAGCATCTGTGGACCTCGATGGAGTTCAGCATTGCCGCGCAACGCTTCTTCGATCCGATTCCCGTCAGCGCCGAAGAATCACTTCCTGTCCCCAGCGAGTTTGCCCTCGCGCAAAATTACCCGAATCCGTTTAATCCGGAAACGGTGATTGAATTCTCGTTGCCGAGCCCTGCCGAGGCCAAGCTCATCGTGTACGACATTACCGGACGGGAGGTCGCGACGCTGGTGCGCGGACCACTCGCGGCGGGCGCGCATCAGACGCGCTTTGATGCTGCGGCGTTTGCATCCGGCGTTTACTTTTATCGGCTCACGGCCGGCGAGTTTGTCCAGACGCGGAAGATGGTGCTGGTCAAGTAG
- a CDS encoding lysophospholipid acyltransferase family protein, giving the protein MTGFDEVEARLRGGVPQVMFTWHGRLLGSTYHCRNRNVVAMISQHKDGELVSRVVEKIGYDTVRGSSTRGGSGAALGMIDKVRAGQTAAMIADGPRGPIYKMKPGAAYIALACEAAAVPVIFAASRSWVFRSWDRFTVPKPFARVFLFYGEAIPFPGKDADLRAFTHSGRCLRSAESQSGTCGNNLLTDIS; this is encoded by the coding sequence GTGACGGGCTTCGACGAGGTCGAGGCGCGCCTGCGCGGCGGTGTGCCGCAGGTGATGTTCACGTGGCACGGCCGACTGCTTGGTTCGACCTATCATTGCCGCAACCGCAACGTAGTGGCGATGATTTCGCAGCACAAAGACGGCGAACTGGTGTCGCGCGTCGTCGAGAAAATTGGTTATGACACGGTGCGCGGCAGTTCGACGCGCGGCGGCTCGGGCGCGGCGCTGGGGATGATTGACAAGGTACGCGCGGGGCAGACGGCGGCCATGATTGCCGACGGGCCGCGCGGACCAATCTATAAGATGAAACCGGGCGCCGCATATATTGCGCTGGCATGTGAAGCGGCGGCGGTGCCCGTGATATTCGCCGCGTCACGTTCCTGGGTATTTCGCTCGTGGGACCGGTTTACAGTTCCAAAACCGTTCGCACGGGTTTTTTTGTTTTATGGCGAAGCCATTCCATTCCCCGGAAAGGACGCCGACCTGCGCGCCTTCACGCACTCTGGAAGATGCCTTAGAAGCGCTGAGAGCCAAAGCGGAACTTGTGGCAACAACTTACTAACTGATATTTCTTAA